The following are encoded in a window of Kitasatospora sp. NBC_01250 genomic DNA:
- the rplC gene encoding 50S ribosomal protein L3, translating to MAKQIKGILGEKLGMTQVWDENNRIVPVTVVKAGPNVVTQVHTADSSAGYDAVQIGFGEIDPRKVNKPLAGHFAKAGVTPRRHLVELRTSDASEYTLGQEITAELFEAGVKVDVTGTSKGKGFAGVMKRHNFRGLGAGHGVQRKHRSPGSIGGCATPGRVFKGMRMAGRMGHERVTTQNLTIHAVDAEKGLLLIKGAIPGPNGGLVLVRTAAKGL from the coding sequence ATGGCAAAGCAGATTAAGGGCATCCTGGGCGAGAAGCTCGGCATGACCCAGGTCTGGGACGAGAACAACCGGATCGTTCCGGTGACCGTCGTCAAGGCCGGGCCCAATGTCGTGACCCAGGTCCACACCGCTGATTCCTCGGCCGGCTACGACGCCGTCCAGATCGGCTTCGGCGAGATCGACCCCCGCAAGGTGAACAAGCCCCTCGCGGGTCACTTCGCCAAGGCCGGTGTCACCCCGCGCCGCCACCTGGTCGAGCTGCGTACCTCGGACGCGTCCGAGTACACGCTGGGCCAGGAGATCACCGCCGAGCTGTTCGAGGCGGGTGTCAAGGTCGACGTGACCGGCACCTCCAAGGGCAAGGGCTTCGCCGGTGTCATGAAGCGTCACAACTTCCGCGGCCTCGGCGCCGGTCACGGCGTGCAGCGCAAGCACCGTTCGCCCGGCTCGATCGGTGGCTGCGCCACCCCGGGTCGCGTGTTCAAGGGCATGAGGATGGCCGGCCGGATGGGCCACGAGCGCGTGACCACCCAGAACCTGACCATCCACGCCGTTGACGCGGAGAAGGGGCTGCTCCTGATCAAGGGCGCAATCCCGGGCCCGAACGGCGGCCTCGTCCTCGTCCGCACCGCGGCGAAGGGGCTGTGA
- the rplX gene encoding 50S ribosomal protein L24, translating into MKIKKGDLVQVITGKDRGKQGKVIQAMPAENKVLVEGVNRVKKHTKPGQGTAGGIITVEAPVHVSNVQLVVEKDGKKVVTRVGYRFDDEGNKIRVAKRTGEDI; encoded by the coding sequence ATGAAGATCAAGAAGGGTGACCTGGTTCAGGTCATCACCGGCAAGGACCGCGGCAAGCAGGGCAAGGTCATCCAGGCCATGCCCGCTGAGAACAAGGTCCTCGTCGAGGGTGTGAACCGGGTCAAGAAGCACACCAAGCCCGGCCAGGGCACCGCCGGTGGCATCATCACCGTCGAGGCCCCGGTGCACGTTTCCAACGTGCAGCTGGTCGTGGAGAAGGACGGCAAGAAGGTCGTCACTCGCGTTGGTTACCGCTTCGATGACGAGGGCAACAAGATCCGCGTTGCCAAGCGAACCGGTGAGGACATCTGA
- the rplW gene encoding 50S ribosomal protein L23, with protein MAADITSKTFTDPRDVLVKPVISEKSYALLDENKYTFVVSPGANKTQIKQAVEAVFSVKVESVNTLNRQGKRKRSKTGFGKRKDTKRAIVTLAEGNRIDIFGGPVS; from the coding sequence ATGGCTGCGGACATTACGAGCAAGACGTTCACGGACCCCCGTGACGTCCTGGTGAAGCCGGTTATCTCCGAGAAGAGCTACGCGCTCCTCGACGAGAACAAGTACACGTTCGTCGTGTCGCCGGGCGCCAACAAGACCCAGATCAAGCAGGCCGTCGAGGCGGTCTTCTCGGTCAAGGTCGAGTCGGTCAACACGCTCAACCGTCAGGGCAAGCGCAAGCGCTCCAAGACGGGCTTTGGCAAGCGCAAGGACACCAAGCGCGCCATCGTGACGCTGGCCGAGGGCAACCGCATCGACATCTTCGGTGGTCCGGTCTCCTAA
- the rpsG gene encoding 30S ribosomal protein S7 encodes MPRKGPAPKRPVIIDPVYGSPLVTSLVNKILLHGKRSTAERIVYGALEGVREKTGSDPVVTLKRALENVKPALEVKSRRVGGATYQVPVEVRPGRASTLALRWMVGYSRARREKTMTERLMNEILDASNGLGASVKRREDTHKMAESNKAFAHYRW; translated from the coding sequence ATGCCTCGTAAGGGCCCCGCCCCGAAGCGCCCGGTCATCATCGACCCGGTTTACGGCTCCCCGCTGGTGACCTCGCTGGTCAACAAGATCCTGCTGCACGGCAAGCGCTCCACCGCCGAGCGGATCGTGTACGGCGCCCTCGAGGGCGTTCGCGAGAAGACCGGCTCGGACCCCGTCGTGACGCTGAAGCGCGCGCTGGAGAACGTCAAGCCGGCCCTCGAGGTCAAGTCCCGCCGTGTCGGTGGCGCCACCTACCAGGTGCCGGTCGAGGTCCGTCCGGGCCGCGCCAGCACCCTGGCGCTGCGCTGGATGGTCGGCTACTCCCGCGCCCGTCGCGAGAAGACCATGACCGAGCGCCTGATGAACGAGATCCTCGACGCCAGCAACGGCCTGGGCGCTTCCGTGAAGCGTCGCGAGGACACCCACAAGATGGCCGAGTCCAACAAGGCCTTCGCGCACTACCGCTGGTAG
- the rpsJ gene encoding 30S ribosomal protein S10, whose protein sequence is MAGQKIRIRLKAYDHEVIDSSAKKIVETVIRTGAQVAGPVPLPTEKNVYCVIRSPHKYKDSREHFEMRTHKRLIDILDPTPKTVDSLMRLDLPAGVDIEIKL, encoded by the coding sequence ATGGCGGGACAGAAGATCCGCATCCGGCTCAAGGCCTACGACCACGAGGTGATTGACTCCTCGGCGAAGAAGATCGTCGAGACCGTCATTCGCACTGGTGCGCAGGTCGCGGGCCCGGTGCCGCTGCCCACTGAGAAGAACGTTTACTGCGTCATCCGCTCGCCGCACAAGTACAAGGACTCGCGCGAGCACTTCGAGATGCGCACTCACAAGCGTCTGATCGACATCCTCGACCCGACCCCGAAGACCGTGGACTCGCTGATGCGCCTCGACCTTCCGGCCGGCGTCGACATCGAGATCAAGCTCTGA
- the rplB gene encoding 50S ribosomal protein L2 codes for MGIRKYKPTTPGRRGSSVADFVEITRSTPEKSLVRPLHSKGGRNNAGRITARHQGGGHKRAYRVIDFRRHDKDGVPAKVAHIEYDPNRTARIALLHYADGEKRYIIAPRGITQGDRIENGPSADIKPGNNLPLRNIPVGTTIHAVELRPGGGAKMARSAGSGIQLLAREGRMAHLRMPSGEIRLVDVRCRATVGEVGNAEQSNINWGKAGRMRWKGVRPTVRGVAMNPIDHPHGGGEGKTSGGRHPVSPWGQKEGRTRKPGKASDALIVRRRKTNKKR; via the coding sequence ATGGGCATCCGCAAGTACAAGCCGACTACGCCGGGCCGTCGTGGCTCCAGCGTGGCCGACTTCGTAGAGATCACGCGGTCCACGCCGGAGAAGTCGCTGGTTCGCCCCCTGCACAGCAAGGGCGGCCGTAACAACGCCGGTCGTATCACCGCTCGCCACCAGGGTGGCGGACACAAGCGCGCCTACCGCGTGATCGACTTCCGTCGTCACGACAAGGACGGCGTGCCGGCCAAGGTCGCGCACATCGAGTACGACCCCAACCGCACCGCGCGCATCGCGCTGCTGCACTACGCGGACGGCGAGAAGCGCTACATCATCGCCCCGCGTGGCATCACCCAGGGTGACCGGATTGAGAACGGCCCGTCGGCCGACATCAAGCCGGGCAACAACCTGCCGCTGCGCAACATCCCGGTCGGTACCACCATCCACGCGGTGGAGCTGCGTCCCGGCGGCGGTGCCAAGATGGCCCGCTCCGCGGGTTCCGGCATCCAGCTGCTCGCCCGTGAGGGTCGCATGGCGCACCTGCGCATGCCCTCCGGCGAGATCCGCCTGGTGGACGTGCGCTGCCGCGCGACCGTCGGCGAGGTCGGCAACGCCGAGCAGTCGAACATCAACTGGGGCAAGGCCGGCCGTATGCGCTGGAAGGGCGTTCGCCCGACCGTGCGTGGTGTGGCCATGAACCCGATCGACCACCCGCACGGTGGTGGTGAGGGTAAGACCTCCGGTGGTCGCCACCCGGTTTCGCCGTGGGGCCAGAAGGAGGGTCGTACCCGTAAGCCCGGCAAGGCTTCGGACGCCCTCATCGTGCGCCGCCGCAAGACCAACAAGAAGCGCTAG
- the rpmC gene encoding 50S ribosomal protein L29 yields the protein MSAGTKAAELRELDNEALVAKLREAKEELFNLRFQAATGQLDNHGRLRLVRKDIARIYTLMRERELGIETVENA from the coding sequence ATGTCGGCCGGCACCAAGGCTGCTGAGCTGCGCGAGCTGGACAACGAGGCCCTCGTTGCCAAGCTCCGCGAGGCCAAGGAGGAGCTGTTCAACCTCCGCTTCCAGGCGGCGACCGGACAGCTCGACAACCACGGACGGCTCCGGCTGGTCCGTAAGGACATCGCGCGGATCTACACCCTGATGCGCGAGCGCGAGCTGGGCATCGAGACGGTGGAGAACGCCTGA
- the tuf gene encoding elongation factor Tu has product MAKAKFERTKPHVNIGTIGHIDHGKTTLTAAITKVLHDAYPEINPFTPFDQIDKAPEERQRGITISIAHVEYQTEARHYAHVDCPGHADYIKNMITGAAQMDGAILVVAATDGPMPQTKEHVLLARQVGVPYIVVALNKADMVDDEEILELVELEVRELLSEYEFPGDDLPVVRVSALKALEGDKEWGEKLLGLMHAVDEAIPTPARAVEQPFLMPIEDVFTITGRGTVVTGRIERGILKVNETVDIIGIKETKTTTTVTGIEMFRKLLDEGQAGENVGLLLRGIKREDVERGQVIIKPGSVTPHTDFEAQAYILSKDEGGRHTPFFNNYRPQFYFRTTDVTGVVTLPEGTEMVMPGDNTGMTVALIQPIAMEEGLKFAIREGGRTVGAGQVTKIIK; this is encoded by the coding sequence GTGGCGAAGGCGAAGTTCGAGCGGACGAAGCCCCACGTCAACATCGGCACCATCGGTCACATCGACCACGGTAAGACGACCCTTACCGCGGCGATCACCAAGGTGCTGCACGACGCGTACCCGGAGATCAACCCCTTCACGCCGTTCGACCAGATCGACAAGGCGCCGGAGGAGCGGCAGCGCGGTATCACCATCTCCATCGCGCACGTCGAGTACCAGACCGAGGCGCGTCACTACGCCCACGTCGACTGCCCGGGTCACGCGGACTACATCAAGAACATGATCACCGGTGCGGCCCAGATGGACGGTGCGATCCTCGTCGTCGCCGCCACCGACGGCCCGATGCCGCAGACCAAGGAGCACGTCCTCCTGGCCCGCCAGGTCGGCGTCCCCTACATCGTTGTCGCCCTGAACAAGGCCGACATGGTGGACGACGAGGAGATCCTGGAGCTCGTCGAGCTCGAGGTCCGCGAGCTGCTCTCCGAGTACGAGTTCCCGGGCGACGACCTGCCGGTCGTGCGCGTCTCGGCGCTCAAGGCGCTCGAGGGCGACAAGGAGTGGGGCGAGAAGCTCCTCGGCCTGATGCACGCGGTCGACGAGGCCATCCCGACCCCGGCCCGCGCCGTCGAGCAGCCCTTCCTGATGCCGATCGAGGACGTCTTCACGATCACCGGTCGTGGCACCGTCGTCACCGGTCGTATCGAGCGTGGCATCCTCAAGGTCAACGAGACTGTCGACATCATCGGCATCAAGGAGACCAAGACCACCACCACGGTCACCGGCATCGAGATGTTCCGCAAGCTGCTCGACGAGGGCCAGGCCGGTGAGAACGTCGGTCTGCTGCTCCGTGGCATCAAGCGCGAGGACGTCGAGCGCGGCCAGGTCATCATCAAGCCGGGTTCGGTCACGCCGCACACCGACTTCGAGGCCCAGGCCTACATCCTGTCGAAGGACGAGGGTGGCCGTCACACCCCGTTCTTCAACAACTACCGCCCGCAGTTCTACTTCCGTACCACGGACGTGACCGGCGTCGTGACCCTCCCCGAGGGCACCGAGATGGTCATGCCGGGCGACAACACCGGCATGACGGTCGCGCTGATCCAGCCGATCGCCATGGAGGAGGGCCTGAAGTTCGCCATCCGTGAGGGTGGCCGCACCGTCGGCGCCGGCCAGGTCACCAAGATCATCAAGTAA
- the rplP gene encoding 50S ribosomal protein L16, which translates to MLIPRRVKHRKQHHPKRRGASKGGTELAFGEYGIQAVTPAYVTNRQIESARIAITRHIKRGGKVWINIYPDRPLTKKPAETRMGSGKGSPEWWIANVHPGRVMFELSYPNEKVAREALTRAAHKLPMKCRIVRREAGES; encoded by the coding sequence ATGCTGATCCCCCGTCGGGTCAAGCACCGCAAGCAGCACCACCCGAAGCGCCGCGGCGCTTCGAAGGGTGGCACCGAACTCGCGTTCGGCGAGTACGGCATCCAGGCCGTCACCCCGGCCTACGTGACGAACCGGCAGATCGAGTCCGCTCGTATCGCCATCACCCGTCACATCAAGCGTGGCGGCAAGGTCTGGATCAACATCTACCCGGACCGCCCCCTCACCAAGAAGCCTGCCGAGACCCGCATGGGTTCCGGTAAGGGTTCGCCGGAGTGGTGGATCGCCAACGTTCACCCGGGACGGGTCATGTTCGAGCTGTCCTACCCCAACGAGAAGGTGGCTCGTGAGGCGCTCACTCGCGCTGCTCACAAGCTCCCGATGAAGTGCCGGATTGTCCGGCGCGAGGCAGGTGAGAGCTGA
- the rpsC gene encoding 30S ribosomal protein S3 has translation MGQKVNPHGFRLGISTDFKSRWYADKLYSDYVKEDVAIRRMMTKGMERAGISKVEIERTRDRVRVDIHTARPGIVIGRRGTEADRIRGDLEKLTGKQVQLNILEVKNPELDAQLVAQGVAEQLSSRVSFRRAMRKSMQGTMKSGAKGIKVQCSGRLGGAEMSRSEFYREGRVPLHTLRANVDYGFFEAKTTFGRIGVKVWIYKGDVKNIAEVRAENAAARSGNRPARNDARPARGGERGGRGGERGGARGGRRPANTEAPAAPVSEAPAAESTGTEA, from the coding sequence ATGGGCCAGAAGGTTAACCCGCACGGGTTCCGTCTCGGCATCAGCACGGACTTCAAGTCCCGCTGGTACGCCGACAAGCTGTACTCGGACTACGTCAAGGAAGACGTTGCCATTCGTCGCATGATGACGAAGGGCATGGAGCGCGCCGGTATCTCGAAGGTTGAGATCGAGCGCACCCGCGACCGCGTCCGGGTCGACATCCACACCGCTCGCCCCGGCATCGTGATCGGTCGCCGTGGCACCGAGGCCGACCGCATCCGCGGCGACCTCGAGAAGCTGACCGGCAAGCAGGTCCAGCTGAACATCCTCGAGGTCAAGAACCCCGAGCTGGACGCCCAGCTCGTGGCTCAGGGCGTCGCGGAGCAGCTGTCCTCCCGCGTGTCGTTCCGCCGTGCCATGCGCAAGTCGATGCAGGGCACCATGAAGTCCGGCGCCAAGGGCATCAAGGTCCAGTGCTCCGGTCGTCTCGGCGGCGCCGAGATGAGCCGTTCGGAGTTCTACCGCGAGGGTCGTGTGCCGCTGCACACCCTTCGCGCGAACGTCGACTACGGCTTCTTCGAGGCCAAGACGACCTTCGGCCGCATCGGCGTGAAGGTCTGGATCTACAAGGGCGACGTCAAGAACATCGCCGAGGTCCGCGCTGAGAACGCTGCTGCCCGCTCGGGCAACCGTCCGGCCCGCAACGACGCCCGCCCCGCGCGTGGCGGCGAGCGCGGTGGCCGTGGCGGCGAGCGCGGTGGCGCCCGTGGCGGTCGTCGTCCCGCGAACACCGAGGCCCCCGCGGCCCCGGTGAGCGAGGCGCCGGCTGCTGAGAGCACCGGAACGGAGGCCTGA
- the rplD gene encoding 50S ribosomal protein L4 — MSTIDILSPSGDKSGSLELPAEIFDAKVSVPLMHQVVVAQLAAARQGTHKVKSRGEVRGGGRKPYRQKGTGRARQGSTRAPQFVGGGVVHGPVPRDYSQRTPKKMIAAALRGALTDRARHNRIHVVTDVVAAEAPSTKAAKGLFGKITERKNILLVVERADELGLKSARNLPNVHILDAGQLNTYDVLVSDDVVFTQAAFERFVAGPVASAKAVAAEGELEGSAA, encoded by the coding sequence ATGAGCACCATTGACATCCTGTCGCCCTCGGGCGACAAGAGCGGCAGCCTCGAGCTGCCCGCCGAGATCTTCGACGCCAAGGTCAGCGTTCCGCTGATGCACCAGGTCGTCGTGGCGCAGCTCGCTGCGGCCCGTCAGGGTACCCACAAGGTCAAGTCTCGTGGCGAGGTCCGAGGCGGCGGCCGCAAGCCGTACCGCCAGAAGGGCACCGGCCGCGCCCGTCAGGGCTCGACCCGCGCTCCGCAGTTCGTCGGCGGTGGCGTCGTGCACGGTCCCGTGCCGCGTGACTACTCGCAGCGGACCCCGAAGAAGATGATCGCCGCCGCTCTGCGTGGCGCGCTCACCGACCGGGCCCGCCACAACCGCATCCACGTCGTCACCGACGTGGTCGCGGCCGAGGCGCCGTCGACCAAGGCCGCCAAGGGCCTGTTCGGCAAGATCACCGAGCGCAAGAACATCCTCCTCGTCGTCGAGCGTGCCGACGAGCTGGGTCTGAAGAGCGCCCGCAACCTGCCGAACGTCCACATCCTGGACGCCGGTCAGCTGAACACCTACGACGTGCTCGTCTCCGACGATGTGGTCTTCACCCAGGCCGCCTTCGAGCGTTTCGTGGCCGGTCCGGTCGCGTCCGCCAAGGCTGTTGCCGCTGAGGGCGAGCTCGAAGGGAGCGCCGCCTGA
- the fusA gene encoding elongation factor G — MAATSLDLAKVRNIGIMAHIDAGKTTTTERILFYTGVSYKIGEVHDGAATMDWMEQEQERGITITSAATTCHWTLDDSDHTINIIDTPGHVDFTVEVERSLRVLDGGVTVFDGVAGVEPQSETVWRQADRYGVPRICFINKLDRTGADFYFCVQTIVDRLGATPLVMQLPIGAEGDFAGVVDLVKMKALVWSADAPKGEMYDTVEIPADLAEKAAEYREQLIDTVSNTSDEVMELALEGEDIPEELLVAAIRKGTLNSDFTPIFCGSAFKNKGVQPLLDAVVKYLPSPLDITGIEGTKPNDPETKIIRKASDDEPLAALAFKIMSDPHLGKLTFVRVYSGRLESGTSVLNSVKGKKERIGKIYRMHANKREEIESVGAGDIIAVMGLKQTTTGETLSDEKNPVILESMDFPAPVIRVAIEPKSKGDQEKLGVAIQRLAEEDPSFQVNTDEETGQTIIAGMGELHLEVLVDRMRREFKVEANVGKPQVAYRETIRKAVERIDYTHKKQTGGSGQFAKIQIAIEPLESGEGYEFVNKVTGGRVPREYIPSVDAGCQEAMEFGVLAGYPLQGVRVTLLDGAAHDVDSSELAFKIAGSMAFKEGARKAGPALLEPMMAVEVTTPEDYMGEVIGDINSRRGQIRSMDERHGARVVNALVPLSEMFGYVGDLRSKTSGRASYSMQFDSYAEVPRNVADDIIAKAKGE; from the coding sequence ATGGCTGCAACCTCCCTTGACCTCGCCAAGGTCCGCAACATCGGGATCATGGCGCACATCGACGCGGGCAAGACCACCACCACCGAGCGGATCCTGTTCTACACCGGTGTCTCGTACAAGATCGGTGAGGTCCACGATGGCGCTGCCACCATGGACTGGATGGAGCAGGAGCAGGAGCGCGGCATCACCATCACGTCGGCCGCGACGACCTGTCACTGGACGCTCGACGACTCCGACCACACCATCAACATCATCGACACCCCGGGCCACGTCGACTTCACCGTCGAGGTGGAGCGTTCGCTGCGCGTGCTCGACGGTGGCGTGACGGTGTTCGACGGTGTCGCCGGTGTCGAGCCCCAGTCCGAGACCGTGTGGCGGCAGGCTGACCGCTACGGCGTCCCGCGCATCTGCTTCATCAACAAGCTGGACCGCACGGGCGCCGACTTCTACTTCTGCGTGCAGACCATCGTGGACCGCCTCGGCGCCACCCCGCTGGTCATGCAGCTGCCGATCGGCGCCGAGGGCGACTTCGCCGGTGTCGTCGACCTGGTGAAGATGAAGGCCCTGGTCTGGTCCGCGGACGCCCCCAAGGGCGAGATGTACGACACCGTCGAGATCCCGGCCGACCTGGCCGAGAAGGCTGCGGAGTACCGCGAGCAGCTGATCGACACCGTGTCGAACACCAGCGACGAGGTGATGGAGCTCGCCCTCGAGGGCGAGGACATCCCCGAGGAGCTGCTGGTCGCCGCGATCCGCAAGGGCACGCTGAACTCGGACTTCACGCCGATCTTCTGCGGCTCCGCGTTCAAGAACAAGGGCGTCCAGCCCCTGCTCGACGCGGTCGTCAAGTACCTGCCGTCGCCGCTCGACATCACGGGCATCGAGGGCACGAAGCCGAACGACCCCGAGACCAAGATCATCCGCAAGGCCTCGGACGACGAGCCGCTCGCCGCGCTCGCGTTCAAGATCATGTCGGACCCGCACCTCGGCAAGCTCACCTTCGTCCGGGTCTACTCGGGCCGCCTGGAGTCCGGCACCTCGGTGCTGAACTCCGTCAAGGGCAAGAAGGAGCGCATCGGCAAGATCTACCGCATGCACGCGAACAAGCGTGAGGAGATCGAGTCGGTGGGCGCCGGCGACATCATCGCCGTGATGGGTCTCAAGCAGACCACCACCGGTGAGACGCTGAGCGACGAGAAGAACCCGGTCATCCTGGAGTCCATGGACTTCCCGGCCCCGGTCATCCGCGTCGCGATCGAGCCCAAGTCCAAGGGCGACCAGGAGAAGCTGGGTGTCGCCATCCAGCGTCTCGCGGAGGAGGACCCCTCCTTCCAGGTCAACACGGACGAGGAGACCGGCCAGACCATCATCGCGGGTATGGGCGAGCTGCACCTCGAGGTGCTCGTCGACCGTATGCGCCGTGAGTTCAAGGTCGAGGCCAACGTCGGCAAGCCGCAGGTGGCGTACCGCGAGACGATCCGCAAGGCCGTCGAGCGCATCGACTACACGCACAAGAAGCAGACCGGTGGCTCCGGCCAGTTCGCCAAGATCCAGATCGCCATTGAGCCTCTGGAGTCGGGCGAGGGCTACGAGTTCGTCAACAAGGTCACCGGTGGCCGCGTGCCGCGGGAGTACATCCCGTCGGTCGACGCCGGTTGCCAGGAGGCCATGGAGTTCGGTGTCCTCGCCGGCTACCCGCTCCAGGGTGTCCGCGTGACGCTGCTCGACGGTGCGGCGCACGACGTCGACTCCTCCGAGCTCGCGTTCAAGATCGCCGGCTCGATGGCCTTCAAGGAAGGCGCCCGCAAGGCCGGTCCGGCCCTGCTGGAGCCGATGATGGCCGTCGAGGTCACCACGCCCGAGGACTACATGGGCGAGGTCATCGGCGACATCAACTCTCGTCGTGGCCAGATCCGGTCCATGGACGAGCGTCACGGTGCCCGCGTGGTCAACGCGCTGGTGCCGCTCTCCGAGATGTTCGGCTACGTCGGTGACCTGCGCAGCAAGACCTCTGGTCGCGCGAGCTACTCGATGCAGTTCGACTCGTACGCCGAGGTTCCGCGGAACGTGGCGGACGACATCATCGCCAAGGCCAAGGGCGAGTAA
- the rplN gene encoding 50S ribosomal protein L14 gives MIQQESRLRVADNTGAKEILCIRVLGGSGRRYAGIGDVIVATVKDAIPGGTVKKGDVVKCVIVRTVKSRRRPDGSYIRFDENAAVVLKNTDGDPRGTRIFGPVGRELRDKKFMKIISLAPEVL, from the coding sequence GTGATCCAGCAGGAGTCGCGACTGCGTGTCGCCGACAACACGGGCGCGAAGGAAATCCTTTGCATCCGCGTTCTCGGTGGCTCCGGTCGCCGCTACGCCGGCATCGGGGACGTCATCGTCGCCACCGTCAAGGACGCGATCCCCGGTGGCACCGTCAAGAAGGGCGACGTCGTCAAGTGCGTCATCGTCCGTACCGTGAAGTCGCGCCGTCGTCCCGACGGCTCGTACATCCGGTTCGACGAGAACGCCGCTGTCGTGCTCAAGAACACCGACGGTGATCCTCGTGGCACCCGCATCTTCGGCCCGGTGGGCCGCGAGCTGCGTGACAAGAAGTTCATGAAGATCATCTCGCTGGCGCCGGAGGTGCTCTAA
- the rpsQ gene encoding 30S ribosomal protein S17: protein MTENTNETRGFRKTREGLVVSDKMDKTVVVAVEDRVKHALYGKVIRRTNKLKAHDEQNACGIGDRVLLAETRPLSATKRWRVVEILEKAK from the coding sequence ATGACTGAGAACACCAACGAGACGCGCGGTTTCCGCAAGACCCGTGAGGGTCTCGTCGTCAGCGACAAGATGGACAAGACCGTCGTCGTCGCCGTCGAGGACCGCGTCAAGCACGCTCTGTACGGCAAGGTCATCCGCCGTACGAACAAGCTGAAGGCGCACGACGAGCAGAACGCGTGCGGCATCGGTGACCGGGTCCTGCTTGCGGAGACCCGCCCGCTGTCCGCGACGAAGCGCTGGCGCGTCGTCGAGATCCTCGAGAAGGCCAAGTAA
- the rpsS gene encoding 30S ribosomal protein S19 yields the protein MPRSLKKGPFIDGHLIKKVDAQNEAGTQNVIKTWSRRSVISPSMLGHTIAVHDGRKHVPVFVTESMVGHKLGEFAPTRTFRGHVKDDRKSKRR from the coding sequence ATGCCGCGCAGTCTCAAGAAGGGCCCCTTCATCGACGGCCACCTCATCAAGAAGGTGGACGCTCAGAACGAGGCGGGTACCCAGAACGTCATCAAGACCTGGTCCCGTCGCTCCGTGATCAGCCCGAGCATGCTCGGTCACACGATCGCGGTTCACGATGGTCGCAAGCACGTCCCGGTGTTCGTCACCGAGTCGATGGTCGGCCACAAGCTCGGCGAGTTCGCTCCGACCCGCACCTTCCGCGGCCACGTCAAGGACGACCGCAAGTCGAAGCGTCGCTAG
- the rplV gene encoding 50S ribosomal protein L22 yields the protein MEARAQARYIRVTPMKARRVVDLIRGLNATEAQAILRFAPQAATVPVGKVLNSAIANAAHNYNHNNVDDLVISEAYVDEGPTLKRFRPRAQGRAYRIRKRTSHITVVVSSKEGTR from the coding sequence ATGGAAGCCAGGGCCCAGGCGCGGTACATCCGCGTCACGCCCATGAAGGCCCGCCGCGTGGTGGACCTCATCCGTGGCCTGAACGCCACGGAGGCCCAGGCGATCCTGCGGTTCGCTCCGCAGGCCGCCACCGTGCCGGTCGGCAAGGTGCTCAACAGCGCCATTGCCAACGCCGCGCACAACTACAACCACAACAACGTGGACGACCTCGTCATCAGCGAGGCGTACGTTGACGAGGGCCCGACCCTGAAGCGGTTCCGTCCGCGCGCCCAGGGCCGTGCCTACCGGATCCGCAAGCGGACCAGCCACATCACCGTGGTCGTCAGCAGCAAGGAAGGGACCCGGTAA
- the rplE gene encoding 50S ribosomal protein L5, with translation MSETTIENVEKVAPRLKARYNAEIKGQLQEEFSYENVMLIPGLVKVVVNMGVGEAARDSKLIEGAIRDLTAITGQKPAVTKARKSIAQFKLREGQPIGTHVTLRGDRMWEFLDRLVTLALPRIRDFRGLSPKQFDGRGNYTFGLTEQVMFHEIDQDKVDRQRGMDITVVTTAQTDDEGRALLRALGFPFKEA, from the coding sequence ATGTCTGAGACGACCATCGAGAACGTTGAGAAGGTGGCCCCCCGCCTCAAGGCGCGTTACAACGCCGAGATCAAGGGCCAGCTGCAGGAGGAGTTCTCCTACGAGAACGTCATGCTGATCCCCGGCCTGGTCAAGGTCGTGGTCAACATGGGTGTGGGCGAGGCCGCCCGCGACTCCAAGCTGATCGAGGGCGCCATCCGCGACCTCACCGCCATCACCGGCCAGAAGCCGGCGGTGACGAAGGCTCGCAAGTCCATCGCGCAGTTCAAGCTGCGTGAGGGCCAGCCGATCGGCACCCACGTCACCCTCCGTGGTGACCGCATGTGGGAGTTCCTGGACCGTCTGGTGACGCTGGCGCTGCCGCGTATCCGTGACTTCCGTGGCCTCTCCCCGAAGCAGTTCGACGGCCGTGGCAACTACACCTTCGGTCTGACCGAGCAGGTCATGTTCCACGAGATCGACCAGGACAAGGTCGACCGTCAGCGCGGTATGGACATCACCGTCGTGACCACCGCTCAGACCGACGACGAGGGCCGGGCGCTGCTGCGCGCTCTGGGCTTCCCGTTCAAGGAGGCGTAG